One Mangifera indica cultivar Alphonso unplaced genomic scaffold, CATAS_Mindica_2.1 Un_0003, whole genome shotgun sequence genomic region harbors:
- the LOC123205318 gene encoding uncharacterized protein LOC123205318 translates to MNKHRTFSSPELAPDVSASLPEDHSLEGIAANVKLLLKLIQDHNEASTKDQDDRKTQRVAGMISIIDDVKTRIQKSQSVRRTAELRRCFTDLKLNRPPKDKRTTEVPTDEKEKLRKQLTESLAARKSLEVICKSLGKEKEIMATELAKKVHELNELEEHISDLKAQNEILLGKVQHYADEQKEKKSNGMEIQGNAALQERNKTLSEQLLRTLDGYKSLKRKYQDAKEKNIAMKATIEKIGIEVAVGVNRLKGLRQLIATEEKPAKVEAEISALETMFQGLKTRLESI, encoded by the exons ATGAACAAGCATAGAACATTTTCTTCTCCAGAATTAGCACCAGATGTTTCTGCAAGTCTGCCGGAGGATCATAGCTTAGAAG GTATTGCTGCCAATGTAAAGTTGCTGCTGAAACTAATTCAAGATCATAACGAGGCAAGTACAAAGGATCAAGATGATCGGAAAACGCAGAGGGTGGCAGGCATGATAAGTATTATAGATGATGTTAAAACAAGGATACAAAAATCTCAATCTGTTAGAAGAACTGCTGAGCTTAGGCGATGCTTCACAGATTTGAAGCTTAACCGTCCTCCCAAGGACAAGAGGACTACTGAGGTTCCAACCGATGAGAAAGAGAAGCTGAGAAAACAGCTTACAGAGAGCTTGGCAGCTCGAAAGAGCCTAGAAGTTATATGTAAAAGCTTGGGGAAGGAGAAGGAGATTATGGCCACAGAACTGGCAAAAAAGGTTCATGAATTGAATGAATTGGAGGAACATATCAGTGACCTTAAAGCTCAGAATGAAATATTGCTGGGAAAAGTACAACATTATGCAGATGagcaaaaagagaagaagagtaATGGAATGGAGATACAGGGAAATGCAGCGCTGCAAGAGCGTAATAAGACACTTTCAGAGCAGCTTTTAAGGACACTTGACGGGTATAAATCCTTGAAGAGGAAATACCAAgatgcaaaagaaaaaaacatagcAATGAAGGCAACAATAGAGAAAATAGGGATTGAGGTAGCAGTTGGGGTAAATCGATTAAAGGGATTGAGGCAACTAATAGCCACAGAGGAAAAGCCAGCCAAGGTTGAAGCTGAGATTTCAGCATTGGAGACTATGTTTCAGGGTCTCAAGACTAGACTGGaaagcatataa
- the LOC123205286 gene encoding protein BREAST CANCER SUSCEPTIBILITY 1 homolog, whose product MEDPRTQLERMGRELKCPICLSLLNSSVSLTCNHVFCNSCIMKSMKSSSNCPVCKVPYRRREVRAAPHMDNLVGIYKSMEVASGVNIFVTQNEPSIMSLDREKGVEGSHTCSELATSKNCQETSKRKGSGRKNKTNLDISGPDAVKPSFPNKKRVQVAKYPLPETPEQLAKFKDELVNNSSIQLKDSSVDLREKSFLNEKGPVLQPFFWLREEVDEEMSTQQSDRDAYITPPEIPSFSDIMDSYDKSSPQLSPTAETHHRTGDVDYFDSEMFEWTQRPCSPELLPSPIKTQVADSDASDHYKEKNLEAASHVENEQHIENVKLNSGKGNGIRDKGFPQSSPRSIDINHQIGNSKLGKRGMKAHNVAKRAKRDKVRGSKIQSNLREECVKVAQHVNDCNGGSSVLKTRSEKLVLGNCATKPEDPDVLVPDRAEIPDQGGKKGLSELPASFGKKQGSDEEFNLKKTRTTSQKINGRNFLRSKRQNKGSAEVNVLEKVSAVQDQTNEDAVPKSSFKSVCLVDDKETCAPKEKTSRKAPKKRKTVSFSGMLKGGSIDDNLEVHSNDSAKGIPSTETVKGDHDFRFLDDSSRVKKVLYKGGMTLSKCETLPNKIQCSFCHSSEDTEATGDMIHYYNGRPVAADYNSGSKVIHSHRNCTEWAPNVYFEDDTAINLEAEIARSQRLKCCCCDLKGAALGCYEKSCRKSFHVPCAKLISQCRWDTDNFVILCPLHASSKLPNENSGPQGNRKKCNATRQLHPRCNQVVIENDTNKSYNWNSSQKKLVLCCSALTGAERGIVSEFERLSKATVLKTWDSRVTHVIASTDENGAGRRTLKFLMGILEGKWILNIEWVKASLKAMKPLNEEKYEIAIDMHGIRGGPRLGRQRVMNKLPKLFDGIKFYFMGGFESSYKRYLQELIVVAGGTILHRKPISRDQELSSDSSTSATTFIIYSLELLDKCDLAKKTMILNCRQSEADALANATGAKAVSNSWVLNCIAACKFQSYEH is encoded by the exons ATGGAAGATCCAAGAACTCAGCTAGAGAGAATGGGCCGAGAACTCAAGTGTCCTATTTG CTTGAGTTTGCTGAATTCTTCTGTTTCACTCACATGCAATCATGTATTCTGCAA TTCATGCATTATGAAATCGATGAAGTCCAGTTCCAATTGTCCTGTTTGTAAAGTGCCCTATCGTCGTAGAG AGGTTCGTGCTGCTCCTCACATGGATAACTTGGTGGGCATCTATAAAAGCATGGAAGTTGCTTCTGGTGTCAATATATTTGTCACACAGAATGAACCATCGATTATGTCATTAG ATAGAGAAAAGGGAGTTGAAGGCTCTCACACATGTAGTGAGCTAGCTACAAGTAAGAATTGTCAGGAAACATCCAAAAGAAAAGGGTCagggagaaaaaataaaaccaatttGGATATTTCTGGCCCTGATGCTGTGAAGCCGTCCTTCCCAAACAAGAAAAGGGTTCAGGTTGCCAAGTATCCTCTTCCAGAAACCCCAGAACAGCTTGCAAAGTTCAAAGACGAATTGGTTAATAACAGCAGCATTCAATTGAAGGACAGCTCTGTTGATTTGAgggaaaaatcttttttaaatgaaaaaggaCCAGTGCTTCAACCTTTCTTTTGGTTGAGAGAGGAAGTGGATGAAGAGATGTCAACTCAGCAGTCAGACAGGGATGCATATATAACACCACCAGAGATTCCTTCTTTCAGTGATATAATGGATTCATATGATAAAAGTTCTCCTCAATTGTCCCCAACA GCAGAAACGCATCATAGAACTGGTGATGTGGATTACTTTGATAGTGAGATGTTTGAATGGACTCAAAGGCCTTGCTCCCCTGAACTTCTTCCAAGTCCTATTAAGACACAG GTGGCCGACAGTGATGCTAGTGATCATTATAAAGAGAAGAATTTAGAAGCAGCTTCACATGTTGAAAATGAACAACACATTGAGAACGTTAAATTGAACTCTGGAAAAGGAAATGGAATTAGAGATAAGGGTTTTCCCCAATCCTCTCCTAGAAGCATAGATATTAACCATCAAATTGGAAATAGTAAATTGGGTAAGAGAGGTATGAAAGCACATAATGTAGCCAAGCGTGCAAAGAGAGATAAAGTTCGAGGTtccaaaattcaatcaaatttaaggGAGGAATGTGTAAAGGTTGCACAGCATGTAAATGACTGTAATGGCGGTTCCTCAGTTTTGAAGACTAGGAGTGAGAAGCTTGTCTTGGGTAACTGTGCAACCAAGCCTGAAGATCCAGATGTTCTTGTTCCTGATAGAGCTGAAATTCCTGACCAGGGTGGGAAAAAAGGGTTGTCTGAGTTGCCTGCTTCATTTGGTAAGAAGCAAGGCAGTGACGaggaatttaatttgaaaaagacTAGAACAACCAGCCAGAAGATCAATGGTCGGAACTTTTTGAGGTCAAAGCGGCAAAATAAGGGTTCTGCTGAGGTCAATGTGCTTGAAAAAGTTTCTGCAGTTCAAGACCAAACAAATGAAGATGCAGTTCCCAAATCATCATTTAAATCTGTTTGTCTGGTAGATGATAAAGAAACCTGTGCTCCTAAGGAAAAAACTAGCAGGAAAGCTCCCAAGAAAAGGAAGACAGTTTCTTTTAGTGGCATGTTGAAAGGTGGGTCGATTGATGACAATTTAGAGGTCCATAGCAATGATTCTGCAAAGGGAATTCCATCAACAGAAACTGTTAAGGGCGATCATGACTTTAGATTTCTTGATGATTCATCAAGAGTGAAAAAGGTTCTTTACAAAGGAGGAATGACATTATCTAAATGTGAAACCCTTCCTAACAAAATTCAATGTTCATTCTGTCATTCTTCAGAAGACACAGAG GCTACAGGAGATATGATCCACTACTACAATGGCAGGCCTGTTGCTGCAGACTACAATAGTGGATCCAAGGTCATACATTCCCACAGAAACTGCACGGAATG GGCCCCTAATGTTTATTTTGAAGATGACACTGCTATTAATCTTGAAGCTGAAATAGCTAGAAGCCAGAGACTAAAATGTTGCTGCTGTGATCTCAAAGGTGCAGCACTTGGGTGTTATGAGAAGAGTTGCCGTAAGAGTTTTCATGTTCCTTGTGCGAAGCTTATCTCACAATGTCGATGGGATACT GACAACTTTGTAATCTTATGCCCTCTTCATGCCTCTTCTAAGCTGCCTAATGAGAATTCTGGACCTCAAGGAAACAGAAAGAAGTGCAATGCAACAAG acaATTGCACCCTCGATGCAATCAAGttgttattgaaaatgataCTAATAAAAGTTACAACTGGAATTCCTCACAAAAGAAGTTGGTCCTTTGTTGTTCAGCTCTTACAGGAGCAGAGAGG GGAATTGTTTCTGAGTTTGAGAGATTATCAAAAGCGACAGTGTTGAAAACATGGGATTCACGTGTCACCCATGTCATTGCATCAACAGATGAGAATGGAGCAGGCAGAAGAACCCTAAAATTTCTAATGGGTATCTTGGAGGGGAAATGGATACTGAATATTGAGT GGGTGAAGGCCAGCTTAAAAGCCATGAAACCTCTTAATGAGGAgaaatatgaaattgctattgATATGCATGGAATCAGGGGTGGTCCCCGATTAGGAAGACAGAGAGTCATGAACAAG CTACCAAAGCTTTTTGATggaataaagttttatttcatGGGAGGGTTTGAATCTTCCTATAAGAGATATTTGCAAGAACTTATAGTTGTTGCCGGAGGAACTATTCTACATCGTAAACCTATTTCAAGAGACCAAGAACTCTCGTCTGATTCATCTACATCTGCCACAACCTTCATAATTTACAGCCTTGAGCTGCTAGATAAATGTGATCTCGCCAAGAAGACTATGATTTTGAACTGCAGGCAATCAGAAGCAGATGCACTAGCAAATGCAACTGGAGCTAAAGCAGTAAGCAACTCTTGGGTTTTGAATTGCATTGCAGCCTGCAAATTTCAAAGTTATGAACACTAA